In Bacteroidales bacterium, the following proteins share a genomic window:
- a CDS encoding PQQ-binding-like beta-propeller repeat protein codes for PKDLTNQWETDLGGKLTQPVVAGGKLYVSQINSHRIYCLDSQSGDIEWSFTAGGKVDSSPTYYRGLLLFGAADGWVYCLSSSDGSLVWRFRGAPHERRIVSFGRLESSWPVHGSVLVKDGVAYFLAGRSSHIDGGMYLYGLDPQTGEKLHEKHLETPRPNLPEERGHPFELEGFRSDILVSGEDHIYLRRAKFDKQLNQQKTRKKTKLGDRNVGMHLFSNTSLLDDSRWDRRYWMHSARWPGFYFTHQAPKSGSIMVFNDSVTYASKHYDRISDHSPLHVYGQGNLLYADNNDTEPMLVGEEGQPNPVQWLPDITETVAKDELGSFRHPAVNYEKGPGLTRPKAPRWSQRISIRTRAMALAGSRLYVAGPPDAIDPEDPLATFRGRNGGYLQVLSSSGEKLATYKLDAPPEFDGLIAAENRLFMATVDGTIQCFGK; via the coding sequence TGCCGAAAGACCTGACAAACCAATGGGAGACCGATCTGGGTGGAAAACTGACACAGCCCGTTGTGGCAGGCGGCAAGCTGTATGTCTCTCAGATCAACTCGCACCGGATTTATTGCCTGGACAGCCAATCCGGCGACATCGAATGGTCATTCACGGCCGGAGGAAAAGTGGATTCTTCTCCCACCTACTACAGGGGGCTGCTTCTTTTCGGCGCCGCCGACGGCTGGGTGTACTGCCTGAGCTCATCCGACGGCAGCCTGGTATGGCGGTTCCGGGGTGCGCCTCATGAGCGGCGGATTGTTTCTTTCGGCCGGCTTGAGTCCTCCTGGCCCGTACACGGAAGCGTGCTGGTAAAAGACGGTGTGGCCTATTTCCTTGCCGGCCGCTCCTCCCATATTGACGGAGGAATGTACCTCTACGGGCTCGATCCCCAAACCGGGGAAAAACTTCACGAAAAGCATCTGGAAACACCCCGCCCCAACCTGCCTGAAGAACGAGGCCATCCTTTTGAACTGGAGGGTTTTCGATCTGATATTCTTGTAAGCGGAGAGGACCATATTTATCTGCGACGGGCCAAATTCGACAAACAACTGAATCAACAAAAAACCAGGAAAAAAACCAAACTCGGGGACAGGAATGTGGGGATGCACCTTTTTTCCAATACCAGCCTGCTTGATGATTCCCGGTGGGACCGGAGATACTGGATGCACTCCGCACGGTGGCCGGGCTTCTATTTTACCCACCAGGCCCCGAAAAGTGGCTCCATAATGGTATTCAACGATTCGGTTACCTATGCCAGCAAACACTATGACCGGATATCGGACCACAGCCCCCTGCATGTTTACGGGCAGGGAAATTTACTGTATGCCGATAACAATGACACCGAACCCATGCTGGTAGGAGAGGAAGGACAACCCAACCCGGTTCAGTGGCTTCCCGATATCACGGAAACAGTAGCCAAAGATGAACTGGGATCTTTCCGGCATCCGGCCGTGAATTATGAAAAAGGGCCCGGACTGACAAGACCTAAAGCTCCCCGGTGGTCTCAGCGGATATCCATAAGAACAAGGGCCATGGCTCTTGCCGGCAGCCGTCTGTATGTTGCCGGCCCGCCTGATGCTATTGATCCGGAAGATCCGCTTGCTACCTTCCGGGGTAGAAATGGGGGCTATTTACAAGTGTTATCCTCTTCAGGAGAGAAACTGGCAACCTATAAACTGGATGCTCCACCTGAATTCGACGGGCTGATAGCAGCGGAAAACCGGCTGTTTATGGCAACCGTCGACGGAACAATTCAATGTTTTGGAAAGTAA
- a CDS encoding transketolase, whose product MKARNEFLKDKAERIRLKSLEMTTRAGSGHPTTAMSAAEIFSVLYFDQMVYDPENPNSLEGDDFVLSKGHGAPGLYATMDEAGMLKDQDIMSLREFDSILEGHPVPKLAGVRLATGSLGQGLSGGLGLAMAMKMDSIDRYAYVLIGDGEMAEGNVWEAMLLGSALKLDNVIGIVDINRLGQSGPTIYEWNIEEYQKKAEAFGWHTQTIDGHSIEEIIEAVEAAKKDPRPSMILAQTVKGKGVDFLENADGRHGQAVSEDELVKAREQIKKRLQTVDYKPDNQTSLSPLPSKDEGKIEIDPQYQKGDKEATRTAFGNAVKKLGEQDKQIVVLDGDVKNSTRTKFSFDSFPDRSVECYIAEQNMIGFAAGLQARGKRPYVATFAAFLTRAHDQIRMASYSQADLKVCGTHTGVSIGEDGPSQMGLEDLAMMRSLYGSIVLSPSDAVSAEKLTAAMNTYQGISYLRALRPKTPVIYDLSEEFEIGGSKLLKPSGDNSAMILGTGITVNEALKAREILQEEGISAGVMDIYSLKPIDKEGILEAVQNASFILTIEDHYPEGGMGEAVAAAVGQNIPVYSQAVTKLPHSGSSGELMSEQGIDAEGIAERVRQLIKSENKQGVK is encoded by the coding sequence ATGAAAGCACGTAACGAATTTTTAAAGGATAAAGCAGAACGGATTCGTCTGAAATCATTGGAAATGACTACTCGTGCCGGATCTGGTCATCCTACCACCGCAATGTCGGCGGCAGAGATTTTTAGTGTTCTGTATTTTGATCAGATGGTTTATGATCCTGAAAATCCGAATTCTCTGGAAGGTGATGATTTTGTATTGTCCAAAGGTCACGGAGCACCGGGGTTATATGCCACAATGGATGAGGCAGGTATGCTCAAAGATCAGGACATAATGAGTCTGCGGGAATTCGACAGTATCCTGGAGGGTCATCCTGTTCCCAAACTGGCGGGTGTTCGTCTGGCTACAGGCTCCCTCGGACAAGGATTAAGCGGAGGACTCGGCTTGGCTATGGCCATGAAAATGGACTCCATTGACCGATATGCCTATGTGCTTATCGGAGATGGTGAAATGGCAGAAGGCAACGTTTGGGAAGCCATGCTTCTGGGTTCGGCCCTGAAGCTGGACAATGTTATCGGAATTGTTGATATTAACCGTTTGGGTCAAAGCGGCCCTACCATTTATGAATGGAATATTGAGGAATACCAGAAAAAGGCAGAGGCATTTGGCTGGCATACACAAACCATAGATGGCCATTCCATAGAAGAAATCATTGAAGCTGTTGAAGCTGCCAAAAAAGATCCCAGACCCTCCATGATCCTCGCACAAACTGTAAAAGGTAAAGGCGTGGATTTTCTGGAAAATGCCGACGGACGACACGGGCAAGCCGTATCTGAGGATGAATTGGTGAAAGCCAGAGAACAGATCAAAAAGCGTTTACAAACCGTAGACTATAAACCGGATAATCAGACCAGTTTATCACCGCTTCCCTCAAAGGATGAAGGCAAGATAGAGATTGATCCTCAATATCAGAAAGGTGATAAAGAAGCTACACGTACTGCTTTTGGAAACGCTGTAAAAAAACTCGGTGAACAGGATAAGCAAATAGTGGTGCTTGATGGAGATGTGAAGAACTCTACCCGGACTAAATTTTCTTTTGATAGTTTTCCTGATCGGTCTGTTGAGTGTTACATTGCCGAGCAAAACATGATTGGTTTCGCAGCAGGGCTGCAGGCACGCGGTAAAAGACCGTATGTGGCTACTTTTGCTGCATTTCTTACCCGTGCCCACGATCAGATCCGTATGGCCTCTTATTCTCAGGCAGATCTGAAGGTATGTGGAACCCATACCGGCGTATCCATTGGTGAGGACGGTCCCTCCCAGATGGGACTGGAGGATCTGGCCATGATGCGATCATTGTATGGCAGCATAGTGCTTTCCCCTTCGGATGCTGTTTCGGCTGAAAAGCTGACCGCTGCCATGAATACATATCAGGGAATATCTTATTTGCGGGCTCTTCGGCCTAAAACTCCTGTAATTTATGACTTATCAGAGGAGTTTGAGATTGGAGGATCAAAGCTACTGAAGCCATCCGGAGACAATTCCGCAATGATTCTGGGAACCGGCATAACTGTAAATGAAGCGCTTAAAGCCAGGGAGATTCTGCAGGAGGAAGGAATTTCAGCAGGCGTGATGGATATTTATTCGTTGAAGCCCATCGATAAGGAAGGTATACTTGAAGCAGTTCAGAATGCCTCCTTCATTCTTACAATAGAGGATCATTATCCTGAAGGAGGAATGGGTGAAGCTGTGGCAGCAGCAGTTGGTCAGAATATTCCGGTATATTCTCAGGCTGTAACAAAACTGCCGCATTCGGGCAGCTCGGGTGAGCTTATGTCAGAACAGGGAATTGATGCGGAAGGAATAGCTGAACGCGTTCGGCAACTGATTAAATCCGAAAATAAACAGGGAGTGAAGTAA